A stretch of DNA from Deltaproteobacteria bacterium:
TTTGAAAAACTGGTTGATCTGAACCTGATGGTCATCCAATACTTGAAAAAACATCTAAGGATCAACACCCCCTTGATATCGCAATCCGAATTGGGTATTTCCGGCAAGGCAAACGAGCTATTGATAAAAATTTGTCGAAGAATGCAAGCATCAGGCTACCTGGCCCAGAGTGCCACAAGAAAATATCTCGACGTTAGGCTATTCGCGGAGGCAGGCATCGAGTTACATTTTTACACACCCCCATCCCCTGTTTACCCTCAGCTTTGGGGGAATTTTGTCCACGACCTCTCTGCCTTTGACCTGCTTTTCAATTGCGGGGCGAAAAGCCATGAAATCCTGTGCGGATCACTCGATCATCCTTACAAAAGCCGAAGCTGACACAAGCCAGGCTATGGTCGCTTAAGGCGCTTTGATAAAGCATAAAAGGAGGGTAAGAAAATGAAAATGACTCTGGTTTATGACAACACGCTCTACAGAAAAGACCTCCAACCTGACTGGGGATTTGCTTGCTATGTCGAAATAGAAAAAAACCCAACCATCCTGTTTGATACCGGCACTAATGGCGCCATTCTCTTGCGCAATATGGAAAAGCTGGGTATTGATCCTTCCACCCCTGACGTCGTGGTTATCTCTCACGCCCACTGGGATCACACGGGCGGACTCGCGGAATTGATGAAAGTGAATGACGCGGCCATCCTTTATGTGCCCGCATCCTTTTGCCCATCTTTTCCTGGCAGAGAGGTTATTGTGGTCAGGCAAGCCTTGCAGATCTCTGAAAACATTTTCTTAACCGGTGAACTCATGGGAATAGAGCAATCCCTTGTCGTTAAAACCGAAAAGGGATTGGTTGTGATTGCAGGCTGTTCCCATCCTGGGGTTGGCCCCATTTTGCAGGCCGCTTCTCGCTATGGCGAGGTCTATGCACTCATCGGAGGCTTACAC
This window harbors:
- a CDS encoding WbqC family protein, producing MIVSTYQPFFSPFPAFFHKAYLSDVMVILDDVQFPLRTTWVSRNRFKNDQGTLWITIPVWKKGLGLQKINEVRICYEGNWREKRLTSLKTSYVNAPYFREHLFVVEEIFSGKFEKLVDLNLMVIQYLKKHLRINTPLISQSELGISGKANELLIKICRRMQASGYLAQSATRKYLDVRLFAEAGIELHFYTPPSPVYPQLWGNFVHDLSAFDLLFNCGAKSHEILCGSLDHPYKSRS
- a CDS encoding MBL fold metallo-hydrolase, whose translation is MKMTLVYDNTLYRKDLQPDWGFACYVEIEKNPTILFDTGTNGAILLRNMEKLGIDPSTPDVVVISHAHWDHTGGLAELMKVNDAAILYVPASFCPSFPGREVIVVRQALQISENIFLTGELMGIEQSLVVKTEKGLVVIAGCSHPGVGPILQAASRYGEVYALIGGLHGFREFDLLKDIQQVCACHCTQHKSEIKRLYPEKWVEGGVGKVIVI